GCACCATTAATTGAGTAATTCACGCCTTCTTCGTTTAAAGCATGCAGAAATGTTTCTTTTAATTCTTTGTACTGCTTCCTTTTTTGGCTGCGCTCTCCTTCAATCAGTTCCACTGCTGTTTGGAGTCCTTTCACAGCCGGAAGATTCTCAGTCCCTGCACGCCTTTTTCTTTCCTGCTCTCCACCATACTGCAGGGACTCAAGCTTAGTCCCTTCCCTGACATAAAGAAAACCAATCCCTTTTGGACCATTTATTTTATGACCTGAAACCGCCATCAAGTCCACCGCCAGCTCTGTTACATCAATTTCCATAAGACCATATGCCTGAACAATATCAGAATGAAAAGAAGTGGAATGTTCTCTCAGGAGTTCAGCAACTTCTCTTACAGGCTGCATAACCCCTGTTTCATTATTTACCATCATGATGGAAACTAGAATCGTATCATCTCTTAATGATTTCTTTACATCTTCCGCACGTACCGCACCATGATCATCAACAGGTAAATACGTAACTTCAAAACCTTCTTCTTCAAGATATTCGACTGCATGTAATGTAGCATGATGTTCAATTGGAGTGGTAATGATATGCTTACCTTCCTGTTCGCGGGCTCTGGCTGTACCGATTATTGCTAAGTTATCAGCTTCTGTACCGCCACTTGTAAAAACTATTTCTTTTTCGTTTGCATGAATACTCCCCGCGATTACCTTTCTTGCTTCGTCAAGAATTTTTCTTGCCTGCCTTCCAAATTGGTGAACACTGGAGGGGTTGCCATAGGTCTCTTCCAAAACAGGAATCATAGACTCAACAACCTTTGGGTGAACGGGAGAAGTAGCAGCATGATCCAGATAAATTCCCTTCATTCATTCTCACCTCCACTATTAAATATAAAACATGTACGCATCCTGAGTCTGATCGTCTACATGATCTTTCAAATCTTCAAGAGTTGTCGTATCCAGTACATCCTTAACGGCATCACGCACTCTTTTCCATAGAGCTTGTTTAGCGGGTTCCTCATCTTCAATGCCTTCCACAGGGGTAATCGGTCCTTCCAGGATACGAATAACATCTCCTGCAGTAATTTCGTGAGGTGCTTTTGTCAGCATATAGCCGCCGTAAGCCCCCCTTACGCTTTTAACTAAACTTGCATTTCGTAAAGGAGCAATTAATTGTTCCAAGTAATGCTCAGAAAGTCCATTGTCTCTTGCAATTTGCTTTAGAGATATTGGACCATCTCCATATTTCCTGGCTAATTCAATCATTATGGTTAGACCGTAACGGCCTTTGGTAGATATCTTCATATAAGTCACCTTTCATTATTAAAAACTGTAACAATCGTTGGGACGCTGGTAGCGTATACCCTACAAAAGTTCCTAAAAATAACGCAATAAATACAGTTCCAATTCCTACCGGACCGCCAAGAGCGAAACCAAGCACAGCCACTGTGATCTCAATGCCGTTTCTTACGGTTGAAACTTTCCAACCCATTGCTTCAGAGATCATTAACATTAAACTGTCTCTCGGCCCCGCTCCTATGCCGGAAGATACATATATACCAATTCCTAAGGCAATAACAATAGTACCTAGAATAAATACGATAATTTGAACGGTCAAGATATCAGGACTTGGAAGCAGCCAATTAAAAAAATCAATAAATATACCAATAAAAATCATGTTTAATATGGTACCAATCTGCGGGAGTCTCTTCTTATAGAAAGCATGTAAAGTGACGATGACAAGCCCGGCGATAATGGACCAGGTTCCTACTGTTAAACCAAACTGAAGGAACAGTCCGTAATGGAAAACATCCCAGGGTCCGATTCCGAAATCCTTTACTTGCATGGTCATGGATATACCAAGACCAAGGATAATCACTCCTACTATAAAAAAAGTCCACCTAACAAAATTTTCACGCACCTGAGGGTGGTTTAAACTCAACCTAATCCCTCCTCTCTCTATTATACCAAACGTTATTATAGCATGAATGGCAAGTCTCTTGCATTTTCTCAGTAATCCATCTAACCTTACACTTATAACTAAATCTGTTATAGTTCAATGTTGGCTTTATTCGTAATATAAGTTCCTTTCCTATGCATAAACCCTTTGCTCGATTTGAAGGGGTATTGTATAGGAAGCAAAATAGATCGCTTCTTTATGAACAAGTTCGACGGTTCAACAAATGGAACGCTCTTCATCGAACATCATCTTTCCACACTCATGTCGAGCCAAGAAGCGCGAAGAAGTACGCATTCCCTTTCTACGTAACGTATAACAGAATATCATCTTATAAAAATCAGCAATTAACTTTAGCATAAACATACTTAAAAAGGAGCTTGATGTATGAGCCAGCAACCACTCGCATTCCGCATGCGTCCTTCCAATTTAAACGAAATCATTGGACAGTCCCACCTGGTGGACGAAGGTAAAACGATCCACCGGATGATAACAGCGAATCGCCTGGCTTCCATGATCCTATTCGGTCCTCCCGGGACGGGTAAGACATCGATGGCTACCGCACTAGCTAAAAGTCTAAAAATCCCCTTCAAAAATTTAAATGCAGTAACGGACAAAAAGAAAGATATGGAAATTGCTGTTGAAGAAGCCAAGATGCATGGGCAGCTCGTCCTCATCCTTGATGAAGTCCATCGCCTGGATAAAGCAAAGCAGGATTTTCTGCTTCCTCATCTTGAGAGTAATCGATTAACTCTAATCGGCTGTACGACAAGTAATCCATATCATTCCATTAATCCAGCGATCAGGAGCCGCTGCCATCTATTCGAACTTTACAAACTCACTCCTGATGAAATTAAACAAGCGATTCAACGCGCCATAGAAGATAAAGAACAGGGGATTGGAGATTTAGAACTTGAACTTACCTCCGAGGCTGTCGATCATTTTGCCCATGCGGCGAACGGAGACCTTAGAGCCGCCTTGAATGGACTAGAGCTTGCCGCTTTCTCCACCCCTATGGAAGACAAACGTATCCCTATTGACTTGGAAATTGCTGAGGAGTGTATGCAAAAGAAAAGCTTTTCTCATGATAAGGATGGAGATGCCCACTATGATGTACTTTCCGCTTTTCAGAAATCAATTCGAGGGAGCGATGTAGACGCATCTCTTCACTACCTTGGACGTTTGATAGAAGCCGGAGATCTCGATAGTATTGGGCGCAGGCTTGTGGTCATTGCCTATGAGGACATCGGGCTTGCCAACCCCCAAGCTGGCCCAAGAGCACTTTCCGCTATACAGGCAGCAGAAAGAATTGGTTTTCCCGAAGCCCGTATTCCTTTGTCAGTTATCGTTACGGAACTTGCCTTGTCCCCTAAGTCAAACAGTGCCTATAAAGCACTCGATGCAGCCCTATCAGACATTCGAAACGGTAAAAGTGGAGAAGTTCCTGCCCATTTGAAAGACTCTCATTATAAGGGAGCCTCACAATTAGGCAGAGGACTAGAATATCAGTATCCGCACAATTTTGAAAACGGCTGGGTGGATCAACAATACTTACCTGACACCATTAAGAACCGCACGTATTACGAACCAAAAGCCACCGGAAAATTTGAACAAGCTCTTCAGCAGGTATGGACAAAAATAAAAAATCGTAAATCTACTTAAGTATATTTCCACTTTCTGTTGGCTACACTACAACTAAATCTGAAAAACTACTTTTCTAGGTGTGGACAAAGCAAAGCATTCCAACTTAAAAAAGAGCTTTATCATACAAACCTGGAAAAACATACAGGAGTGGAAAATATGCCTAAAGTAAGACAAGATGCATGGTCTCATGAAGATGATTTATTACTAGCAGAAACGGTTCTTCGTCATATTCGTGAAGGAAGCACCCAATTAAAAGCGTTTGACGAAGTAGGAGATTCCTTAAACCGTACATCCGCTGCTTGCGGATTCAGATGGAATGCCGAAGTTCGTCAAAAATATGAGCAAGCCGTAGAACTGGCTAAAAAGCAAAGAAAAGAGAAGAAACGTAACGAAGCCCACCAAAAGCCCGTTTACAAAGAAATACCTGCACGTATGACTTATGAGTCAGAACCTGCAGAAGAACCTGTTATATTCGAAGAAAGTAAGATTGTGAGTGAGCAGCCAGCGATGCACTATCAGCCAGAACCCGAGATCCAGCTCTCTGATGTCATTCGATTCTTGAAAAACCTTCAAAAAGAAACCTCGGGCAGTGATTCAGCTAAAAAACAATTGCTCGAGCTTCAAGAACAAAATAAGCAACTGATAGATCAGAACCAGCAGTTAAATAGACAATTAGAAACTATGACAGAAGATTACCAGGCATTAATCCAAATTATGGATCGAGCAAGAAAAATGGTCATGTTTGAAGAACAGGACTATGCTTATAAACCTCAGTTCCGTATGGAGAAAAACGGTAATCTGGAAAATGTGGCAAGATAAAAAAAGAAGCCCTCTCGGGCTTCTTTTTTTTGTTCTTATGTAAGTAAATTAAAAGACCAATCCCAATTGTGCCGTTGTATCATGAGTTTTGAACCCGCTCCAGGCAGGTGGGTGCCCTGTTCCACACTTCCTGCGTCCTCCCATCAGTGATGGTTAAGAGGCATGCATTCCGTATGGAAACACCGGGCTCCCGTTTCAAAAATGTTCGGTCAAAACGTACATTCGAACAACGTACACATCAGGATTGATCCGTTTAATTTGTAAAACAATCATAGCATATATATATATCCTTATCAACAATAACAAGCTAGATTTAAAACAGAATTTCGTTTTATTCTTCAGGCTTTAATTGCAGGTGAAGCTCGTCTAATTGAGCCTTGCTTACACTTCCTGGTGCATTGGTCATTGGATCTGTTGCTGAAGCTGTCTTTGGAAATAAAATGGTATCACGAAGATTCGTACGACCGGCAAGAAGCATAACAAATCGATCAAATCCAAGGGCAATACCTCCATGAGGCGGTGCTCCATATTCTAAAGCTTCAAGTAAGAAACCGAACTGTTCCTCCGCTTCTTCCTGACTGAATCCAAGTACTTCAAACATTTGATTCTGTACCTCTCTTTGATGGATACGCAGCGAACCTCCGCCCAGTTCATAACCATTTAATACAATATCGTAGGCTTCTGCATGTACATTCTGAGGATTTTTGTGCAGCTGGTCCATATCCTCTTCCACTGGTTTCGTAAATGGATGATGAGCTGCAAAGTATCGCTCTTCCTCTTCATCGTACTCCAGCAGCGGCCAGTCGGTAACCCACAAGAAATTAAAGCGATCTTCTTCGATTAAATCAAGACGACGGGCTAACTTCTGTCTCAGTGCTCCAAGACTATCATATACAACTGATGTTTTATCGGCTACAAATAGTAGAAGATCTCCGTCTGCTGCTCCTGTCTTCGCTTTAATTAGAGACGCTTCTTCTTCTGTAAAGAATTTAGCGATAGGTCCGTTCAATTCCCCATCTTTTACTTTAAGCCATGCTAGTCCTTTTGCTCCGTAAACTTTAACATCTTCCGTCATTTTATCAATATCTTTACGAGAGAACTCATCAGCCTTACCTTCAACGTTAATGGCACTAACCTGACCACCTGAAGAAACAGCCCCGCTGAATACTTTGAATCCAGAATTCTTAACCTCTTCCGACAAGTTTACAAGTTCTAAACCAAATCGTGTATCGGGTTTATCTGACCCATAACGCTCCATAGCCTCTTCGTAGGACATCCTTGGAAATGGAGTAGAAATCTCGATTCCTTTAACTTCTTTCATTACTCTTGTCATCATGCGTTCGGTCATAGTCATAATTTCATCTTTAGACATGAACGATGTTTCAATATCCACTTGCGTAAACTCTGGCTGTCGGTCCGCGCGTAAATCCTCATCGCGGAAACAACGGGCAATCTGATAATACTTTTCGAAACCAGACATCATCAGCATTTGTTTAAATAACTGCGGTGATTGAGGTAATGCATAAAACTGTCCTTCATGTACACGGCTTGGTACAAGATAGTCTCTTGCTCCTTCCGGCGTGCTCTTTGTAAGCATAGGAGTTTCCATTTCCAGGAATTCCTCTTCATTTAAAAAGTTACGGATGGATTGGGTGGCTTGATGACGAAGCTTAAAGGTTTCCTGCATTTCCTTTCTTCTAAGATCAAGATAGCGATATTTCAAACGAAGGTCCTCAGAAACTTCGGACTGTTCTTCAATCATAAATGGCGGTGTTTTCGCTTTGTTTAGAATCGTAACAGATTGAGCTGCCAACTCGATTTCTCCTGTGCCGATACTCGGATTAATCGTCTTTTCATCCCTGGCGACTACTTCTCCTATTATTTCCAGTACGTATTCACTGCGAACATTTTCAGCAGTATTTAATGCTTCCTCAGATGTTTCCGGATTAAATACTACCTGAACAAGTCCGGACCTGTCGCGCAGGTCGATAAAAATCAAACCTCCCAGGTCCCTGCGCTTTTGCACCCAGCCTTTCAAAGTGACTTCTTGACCTAAATGGTCTTTACGTAAAGATCCGCTCTGCACACGTTCCATATTTATTCGCCTCCTAACAACTGTTTCTTCATATGGTTTTCAATATCATCCAGTGGGATTTCTTTTTGCTCTCCACTTACCATATCTTTCACATTTATCACATTTTCTTCAACTTCACGATCACCCAGAATAAGTACAAATTTTGCACCAAGGCGGTCGGCGGTTTTAAACTGGGCTTTCATTTTTTTGCCCAGGTAATCTTTATCTACCTGAATGCCCGCTTTTCTCAATTGATAAGCCACACGGACCGAAACCTTCTCTGCTTCTTCGCCTAAAGCTACCAGATAGCAATCCAGCTCTTCATCGATCGGAAGCTCAACACCTTCAGCCTCCAGAGCCATTAATAATCGTTCCAGACTCATGGCAAAACCAATGCCGGAAGTAGCTGGACCTCCAACTTCTTCCACGAGACCAGTGTAGCGTCCGCCGCCGCTCAGGGTTGTAATCGCTCCAAACCCTTCAGCGTCGCTCATAATTTCAAAAGCGGTGTGATTATAATAATCCAGCCCGCGGACCAAATTAGGATCGATTTCATACTCGATACCCATCACATCTAGATACTCTTTCACCTTATCAAAGTATTCTTTTGAATACGTATTTAAATAATCCAGGATAGATGGTGCCGTTGCCATAGCCGGATGATCTCTGTCCTTCTTGCAATCTAAAACCCGAAGCGGGTTTTGATCAAGACGGACTTGGCAATCTGCACATAATTCATCGCGATGTGGATCAAAATGCCGAATCAGTGCGTTTCTGTGAGCTTCTCTGCTCTCAAGGTCTCCAAGACTGTTTAACACAAGACGTAAGGAACTTAATCCCATTTCGCGATAAGAATCAAGAGCCAGCGCCAGAACTTCAGCATCTATCGCTGGATCATCGCTTCCGAGAGCTTCAATTCCAAATTGGACAAATTGTCGCTGTCTTCCTTGCTGAGGTCGCTCATATCGAAACATAGGACCTATATAAAAATATTTTGTCGGCTGATTAGGTGACCCATGCACTTTGTTTTGAACGAAAGATCTCACTACCGAAGCCGTTCCTTCAGGGCGCAGTGTAACACTTCGCCCCCCACGATCCTCAAATGTGTACATTTCTTTCTGGACAATATCTGTACTATCTCCCACTCCACGTTGAAATAACTCTGTATGTTCAAAGATAGGAGTCCTAATTTCTTTATAGTGATAGCGGCGGCACAAGTCCACCAATTTTTTCTCTACATACTGCCATTTTTCTGAGGCGCCAGGAAGAATGTCCTGTGTACCTCTTGGGGCATTTATACTCATTAATACTCCTCCTTTATACTTTCCACCATAAAATACCATAAAAAAACCCCCGCCCCTTTTCCTGCCAATAGGAAAAGGGACGGGGATTTACCCGCGTTGCCACCCTGATTGAAGCATTCAGCTTCCACTCAAAGACAGTTAACGCCTGCGGTACGTCTACACCTACTTTATTTCGATGCAGAACCTAAGAAATGTCTTTCATCCATCCATCATAAAGGAATGCTTCCAGCCTATCTGGCATTCCATCTCTGGTTACGTGGGAATGGGCTACTTTTTCCCTCAATGGTTTTAGTCGTATCATTATAGAATTGATTACTATCATATAGGCTTTTTCATTAGGATGTCAAGCCATTCTCTAAAATATTTATTACTATATTTTAATTCCTTGGGCAGGTACGTTTATCATGCCTGTCGAATAATACACGTGGCCAAAAAATAAGGGGGTGAAATTAATATGAAGAAAACATGTTTTATGTTACTTGTTCTAATTTTCGGAATTCTTAGTTCAAATGATTTCATTGTCTATGCCGATCAGATGATCGTCAAAGAGGATGTGGTCAATGTTAGAAGCGGTCCAGGGACAAACCATGAACAATTTACCCAGGTTCATAAAGATGAAGTTTATGAATACATAAATGAACAGGGGCAATGGGTTCAAATTCAACTCAGTAATGATCGTCAGGGCTGGGTAGCCGGATGGCTGGTTCAGAAAAACAATCAAACTATTGATAATAAGGAAAACTCACATTTATCGTTGAATTACAATGGCACTAATATTAGAAGCGGTCCTTCAACAGAAGCCTCTATTCTGGGGCGCGGACATAAGAACGAGGAATTTAAAATTATCGGAAAAGAAGGTTCATGGTATGAGATCCGTTTTCAGAATCAGAAGGCTTTTGTGGCAGACTGGATTGTAAAAACCCAGCAGAAGCAGGCAGTAAATTATGAAACTGCTTCCGATCCTGAACCTACTCTGAATGGTAAAACCATCATAATTGATGCCGGCCATGGCGGGCGTGACCCCGGAGCTATTGGTTTCACAGGAATCTTGGAGAAAGACTTAACGTTACAAACCGCTAATGCTTTGAAACAACAGCTGGAAAGTCAGGGAGCAAATGTTATATTAACGCGAAAGAAAGATGAATATTTAGCGCTTGCAGTTCGCAATTATCATTCTCTAAAATCACACGCTGACGCTTTCATCAGCCTCCATTTTAATAGTTCCCCTGTAAATATTTCTGCAAATGGAATCAGCAGCTACTATTATCACTTTAAAGATAAACATCTTGCGTCATTGATTCAGCAGGAAATGGTTCATGAAACTAGTTTGACAGACAGAGGGGTAAGACTTGGAAATTTTCATGTGTTACGCGAAAACAACAAACCCGCTGTACTCTTAGAACTTGGCTTCATTTCCAATAAGTCTGAGGAAGGTGTAGTGACCTCGCCTTCTTATCACACAACTGTCGGCCAGGGAATAACAAGAGGGTTAGTTCGGTACTTCTCAAATTAAATTATCAAAATATCCAAAACGAAACATAAAGCCCTGGAAGTTTATAACGACTTCCAGGGCTTTATCTTCTTATCTTTCTTTACTGTCCAATATCAACGTTACTGGACCAGAGTTAGTCAAGGCAACATTCATCATAGAGCCAAATTCTCCTGTTTCGACTCCAACACCTTCATTTTCGACCATATGATTAAACGTTTCATAGAGTTCTTTGGCCTGATCAGGTTTTGCTGCCTGCATGAAATTTGGGCGACGGCCTTTACGGCAATCTCCAAACAAAGTGAATTGAGAAATAGACAAAAGCTTCCCACCTAAGTCTACAAGTGAATGGTTCATTTTTTCATCATCATCTTCGAAAATTCTCAGGTAAGGAATTTTCTTAGCTAAATACCTTGCATCTTCTTCTGTATCTTCATGAGTCACTCCAAGAAGAACGACTAGTCCTTTTTGAATTGAACCAACATCCTCGTTATTGACTTCTACGCTCGCTCTTGAAGCACGCTGTACCACTGCTTTCATTTCAATGCCACCCCTTTTGCGTCCGATTACTGCATAACTCGTCGGACCGTATAAACCTCTTGAATCTGCTTGATACGCTCCACAATTCTCCGTAGATGACTTGTGTTTTGGATCAGAATTGTAATATGAATGGTGGCCATCTTGTTTCTGTCGGATTTACCAGAAACCGCGGTAATATTAGTTTTCGTCTCATTAACTGCCTGCAGAACTTCGTTCAGAAGTCCTCTGCGGTCATATCCCCATATTTCAAGGTCAACATGGTACTGTTTTGAATCCGTGACCGACGTTTCCCATTGAACAGGAAGAAGCCGGGTTTGTGCTTCTTCCGTTTTCACATTAGGACAATCCGTTCGGTGAACAGAAACACCTCTCCCTTTCGTAATGTATCCCACGATATCATCACCAGGTACAGGGTTACAGCATTTAGACAACCGAACGAGCAAGTTGTCTACTCCTTCCACACGCACTCCTGAATCTTTCTTACCGCTCTTAGCGGGCGTTTTAATTTCAGTAGTACTTACATCCGCCAATGTTTGTTCCAGGTTCTGCTGTTTTTGTTTCTGTTTTCTCCATCTTTCTGTAATCCTGGTTGCGATTTGGGCAGCTGTAATTCCTTGATAACCTACAGCAGCAAACATATCATCTTCACTGCTGAAATTGAACTTCTCAGAAACACGAATTAAATTATCAGGAGTAAGTACATCTTTAGGCTGAATTCCGAAATTCCGAATTTCCTTCTCAACCAACTCTTTTCCTTTCCCGATATTTTCATCTTTTCTCTGTTTTTTGAAAAACTGCTTAATTTTATTTTTTGCCTGAGAAGTCTGAGCCAGTTTAATCCAGTCTTTGGATGGTCCATAGGAGTGTTTGGAAGTCATGATTTCCAAAATGTCCCCGGTATTAAGAACATAATCTAAGGGTTCCATTTTACCGTTTACTTTTGCCCCGATCGTTTGATTTCCAACTTCGGTGTGTATACGATAAGCAAAATCAATAGGGACAGAACCAGAAGGCAGCTCAATTACATCCCCTTTTGGTGTGAACACATAGACCATATCTGAAAATAAATCGACTTTCAAAGATTCCATAAACTCTTCGGCATCATGAGTTTCACTTTGCCACTCCAAAATCTCTCTAAACCAGGTCAGTTTTTCTTCAAACGATTGCTCCGCCGTACTTTGACGCCCTTCTTTATAAGCCCAATGGGCAGCAATGCCATACTCAGCAATCTCATGCATATCATGGGTGCGGATTTGAACTTCCAAAGGATCGCCTTTTGGACCAATTACAGTCGTGTGCAGAGATTGATAAAGGTTAGGTTTTGGCATAGCAATATAATCTTTGAAGCGACCAGGCATCGGCTTCCAGCAAGTGTGAATGATCCCAAGAACAGCATAACAGTCCTTTATACTGTTTACCGTAATCCTAACAGCAAGCAGGTCATAAATTTCATTAAATTGTTTATTCTGCAAAACCATTTTTCTATAAATACTGTATAAGTGCTTAGGCCTTCCATTAAGATCTGCATCAATATTAACGTCCTTCAACTGACTGCGGATCTCATCAATAACTTCTTCAATGTAATGTTCCCGCTCGTTACGCTTTTGTTTCATTAGGTGTACAATCCGGTAATATTGCTGTGGATTTAAATAACGCAGCGCTGTATCTTCGAGCTCCCATTTGATTGTAGATATACCAAGACGATGAGCCAAAGGAGCAAAAATCTCCAAAGTCTCATTGGAAATTCTTCTTTGCTTTTCAGCAGGAAGGTGCTTCAACGTCCTCATATTGTGAAGGCGGTCAGCCAGCTTGATAAGAATAACACGGATGTCTTTGGCCATTGCCACAAACATTTTCCGGTGATTCTCCGCTTGCTGAGCTTCTTTAGATTTGTATTTAATTTTACCTAACTTCGTAACCCCATCGACTAGCATAGATACTTCCGTATTGAAGGCTTTCTCTATTTCTTCAATACTCACTTCTGTATCTTCAACTACATCATGAAGAAACCCTCCTGCTATCGTTTCCGGATCCATTTCCAGGTTCACTAGAATACCTGCCACCTGAATAGGGTGGATTATATAAGGCTCCCCGGATTTACGGAACTGGTCGCTGTGTGCCTCTTCAGCAAACTGATAGGCACGGCGAATAAAGGCAAGGTCATCCTCATTCAAGTATGTGCTTGCTTGTTCTATTACTTCTTCAGCTGTTAGAACTGTATCTTTCGCCATTCAATCACCCTGGTTTCTGTAGACTTTCTTTAAAAAGATATTTGATTTATATTATCAAAAAAAGCAGGTGAAATGTAAAGAGATAGATGCTGTCCCCTCACCTGTAAAACAAAGAGCGCCCTATTTGAGGGCACTCTTTCTAAGTTAGTATTGCATTAATGTTAATACATCGTACCCATCAAGCTTACTGCGTCCATCTAAATACGTAAGTTCTATCAGGAAAGCACAGCCGGCAACCACTCCGCCCAGCTGTTCTACAAGATTAATCGTCGCTTCAATTGTGCCCCCCGTGGCAAGGAGATCATCCACAATCATGACACGCTGACCTGGTTTAATAGCGTCTTTATGAATCGTAAGGATATCACTGCCATATTCAAGGCCATAATCTACTTTGATCGTCTCTCTTGGAAGCTTCCCTTCTTTACGGACAGGAGCAAAACCAATTTCTAAAGCATAGGAAACAGGACAGCCGACAATAAAGCCGCGTGCCTCAGGTCCAACTACGATGTCTATTTCTTTATCTTTTGCATAATCAACGATATCGTCCACCGCCGATTTAAATGCTGGACCGTTGTCCATCAAAGGAGTAATATCCTTGAATTGAATGCCTTCTTTAGGCCAGTTTTCTACAATAGCGATATGTTCTTTATAATCCATTAACTACTTCCTCCTTGGAATGCTTGGAACTCTGGTTCAAATAATTATTGAACCATTCTTTTAACTCCTTGTAAGTGGAATAATACAAGGTTTGTTCCATGTATATACGCTCTTCACGCTCTTTATATAAGGTAGATTCTTTTAAATCTTTCTGCGAAGGTTTTGAATTTATCGTTACAATTCCATCTTTTATTCTAACAAATTCAAGTTCAAAAAACACCTTCGAAATAAATTCAACCATAGAGTGATCCCAGCCTTTTCTCTTAGCCAGCTGTTCACCTTCCTGTCTAAGATTGAATTCCTTACGCTTCAACAGCATACCATAAAACCATTTGAAATGATCACGGGTCGGCCAGGTTTTTAAAAAGGTGCTTTCTTCCAGACGGTAACAGGCAAAAACTTTACTTACAGAAACACGACTGAGAAGTTCCTCTAATTGACTTATCCGCTCAGGTAAATCTAATAACAATAGTCCATCAACCATGTCGCCCTCTGTAAACCCTTCCGGGGTGTACACAGGAATATTGTGAGGTGCATTCAATTCTCCCTGAAATGATACCGCTGCATAATACTCATTTGCAGGTACTACAAGTTTTTTCTCCACATGCTTTGATCCCCTCAGATCAAATAACTGCCAGTCATTCACACGTAAATCTTTCACCATAATCTGAAGATTTTTTCGACCATTCCATTCGTTAATTCCCAATTCTCCGACTACCTCTAAAGGGTCTGAAGGAGTCAGGTGCGGATAAACATCTCCCATACCGAAGGCAATACCATCCACTCGTGACTGTTCTTTTTGAAATTGCAATTTCAAATGATTTTTTTTACTTCCGATTAGCCTGAGCTCTTTAGGAGTATTCATTAAATGAAATAGCGGTTTAGGATTTCCCATCCCAAAAGGCCGGAGCTGATCGATTTCTTCAATTTGTTTTATAGAGATGTCCCCCAGTTCAAGAGTGGCTTCAATATCCAATACTTGCTGGTAGTCATCCTCCGTTAATTTTTGCTCTGCGAGATCGTTCAATGCTGTTCTTAGTTCGTCAATTTTCTCTACTTCTAAAGTCATTCCTGCCGCTTGGGCATGACCTCCGAAATGAAGAAAACGGTCCCTGACCTCCATACAATTAGCAAAGAGATCAAACGCATCGATACTTCGAGCAGACCCTTTTGCTTCTCCCTTTTCAGGGTCAATTCCCAGAACAATAGCAGGTCGGT
The Halobacillus halophilus DSM 2266 DNA segment above includes these coding regions:
- the aspS gene encoding aspartate--tRNA ligase → MERVQSGSLRKDHLGQEVTLKGWVQKRRDLGGLIFIDLRDRSGLVQVVFNPETSEEALNTAENVRSEYVLEIIGEVVARDEKTINPSIGTGEIELAAQSVTILNKAKTPPFMIEEQSEVSEDLRLKYRYLDLRRKEMQETFKLRHQATQSIRNFLNEEEFLEMETPMLTKSTPEGARDYLVPSRVHEGQFYALPQSPQLFKQMLMMSGFEKYYQIARCFRDEDLRADRQPEFTQVDIETSFMSKDEIMTMTERMMTRVMKEVKGIEISTPFPRMSYEEAMERYGSDKPDTRFGLELVNLSEEVKNSGFKVFSGAVSSGGQVSAINVEGKADEFSRKDIDKMTEDVKVYGAKGLAWLKVKDGELNGPIAKFFTEEEASLIKAKTGAADGDLLLFVADKTSVVYDSLGALRQKLARRLDLIEEDRFNFLWVTDWPLLEYDEEEERYFAAHHPFTKPVEEDMDQLHKNPQNVHAEAYDIVLNGYELGGGSLRIHQREVQNQMFEVLGFSQEEAEEQFGFLLEALEYGAPPHGGIALGFDRFVMLLAGRTNLRDTILFPKTASATDPMTNAPGSVSKAQLDELHLQLKPEE
- the hisS gene encoding histidine--tRNA ligase; the protein is MSINAPRGTQDILPGASEKWQYVEKKLVDLCRRYHYKEIRTPIFEHTELFQRGVGDSTDIVQKEMYTFEDRGGRSVTLRPEGTASVVRSFVQNKVHGSPNQPTKYFYIGPMFRYERPQQGRQRQFVQFGIEALGSDDPAIDAEVLALALDSYREMGLSSLRLVLNSLGDLESREAHRNALIRHFDPHRDELCADCQVRLDQNPLRVLDCKKDRDHPAMATAPSILDYLNTYSKEYFDKVKEYLDVMGIEYEIDPNLVRGLDYYNHTAFEIMSDAEGFGAITTLSGGGRYTGLVEEVGGPATSGIGFAMSLERLLMALEAEGVELPIDEELDCYLVALGEEAEKVSVRVAYQLRKAGIQVDKDYLGKKMKAQFKTADRLGAKFVLILGDREVEENVINVKDMVSGEQKEIPLDDIENHMKKQLLGGE
- a CDS encoding N-acetylmuramoyl-L-alanine amidase, translating into MKKTCFMLLVLIFGILSSNDFIVYADQMIVKEDVVNVRSGPGTNHEQFTQVHKDEVYEYINEQGQWVQIQLSNDRQGWVAGWLVQKNNQTIDNKENSHLSLNYNGTNIRSGPSTEASILGRGHKNEEFKIIGKEGSWYEIRFQNQKAFVADWIVKTQQKQAVNYETASDPEPTLNGKTIIIDAGHGGRDPGAIGFTGILEKDLTLQTANALKQQLESQGANVILTRKKDEYLALAVRNYHSLKSHADAFISLHFNSSPVNISANGISSYYYHFKDKHLASLIQQEMVHETSLTDRGVRLGNFHVLRENNKPAVLLELGFISNKSEEGVVTSPSYHTTVGQGITRGLVRYFSN
- the dtd gene encoding D-aminoacyl-tRNA deacylase, giving the protein MKAVVQRASRASVEVNNEDVGSIQKGLVVLLGVTHEDTEEDARYLAKKIPYLRIFEDDDEKMNHSLVDLGGKLLSISQFTLFGDCRKGRRPNFMQAAKPDQAKELYETFNHMVENEGVGVETGEFGSMMNVALTNSGPVTLILDSKER